One segment of Variovorax sp. PAMC28562 DNA contains the following:
- the hemE gene encoding uroporphyrinogen decarboxylase produces the protein MPSASTFAPLQNDTFLRACWRQATDHTPVWLMRQAGRYLPEYVATRARAGSFMGLATNVDYATEVTLQPLARYPLDAAILFSDILTVPDAMGLGLSFEAGEGPRFARPLRDEASIAALEVPDMEKLRYVFDAVTSIRRALDGRVPLIGFSGSPWTLACYMVEGAGSSDYRMVKSMLYGRPDLMHKLLAVNADAVAAYLNAQIEAGAQAVMVFDSWGGVLADGAFQEFSLAYTARVLAKLRRNGVDGTPVPRIVFTKGGGPWLEAMRSLDCEVLGLDWTVNLGKARALVGEGQGAKALQGNIDPNVLFAPPAQIEAEVVKVLNSFGVPHTDRTTTGPTHIFNLGHGISQFTPPEHVSALVDAVHSHSRMARSSLKNSKEL, from the coding sequence ATGCCCTCCGCCTCCACCTTCGCACCTCTTCAAAACGACACGTTTTTGCGCGCCTGCTGGCGTCAGGCCACCGACCACACGCCCGTCTGGCTGATGCGCCAGGCCGGCCGTTATCTGCCCGAATACGTCGCCACCCGCGCACGCGCCGGCAGTTTCATGGGGCTTGCGACCAACGTCGACTATGCAACCGAAGTGACGCTGCAGCCGCTGGCTCGCTACCCGCTCGACGCCGCGATCCTGTTCTCGGACATCCTTACCGTGCCCGACGCCATGGGCCTCGGCTTGTCTTTCGAAGCAGGCGAAGGCCCGCGCTTTGCCCGACCGCTGCGTGACGAAGCCTCGATCGCCGCGCTCGAGGTACCGGACATGGAAAAGCTCAGGTACGTATTCGACGCCGTGACGTCGATTCGCCGTGCGCTCGATGGACGCGTGCCGTTGATCGGCTTTTCAGGGAGCCCGTGGACGCTCGCCTGCTACATGGTCGAGGGCGCAGGCAGCAGCGACTATCGGATGGTCAAAAGCATGCTCTACGGTCGCCCTGACCTCATGCACAAACTGCTCGCGGTCAATGCCGACGCCGTCGCCGCCTACCTCAACGCCCAGATCGAAGCCGGCGCGCAAGCCGTGATGGTGTTCGACAGTTGGGGGGGCGTGCTGGCCGATGGCGCTTTCCAGGAATTCAGCCTCGCCTACACCGCGCGGGTGCTTGCCAAGCTGCGGCGCAACGGTGTCGACGGCACGCCGGTGCCGCGCATCGTCTTCACAAAGGGCGGAGGCCCGTGGCTGGAGGCCATGCGGTCGCTCGATTGCGAAGTGCTGGGGCTCGACTGGACGGTGAACCTCGGCAAAGCGCGCGCGCTGGTGGGTGAAGGCCAAGGGGCCAAGGCGCTTCAAGGCAACATCGACCCGAACGTGCTGTTCGCGCCGCCGGCGCAGATCGAAGCAGAGGTCGTGAAGGTGCTGAACAGCTTCGGCGTGCCGCACACTGACCGCACGACAACCGGCCCGACGCACATCTTCAACCTCGGTCACGGCATCAGCCAGTTCACGCCGCCGGAGCACGTTTCTGCGTTGGTTGATGCGGTTCATTCGCACTCTCGCATGGCGCGCAGTTCCCTGAAGAATTCGAAAGAACTGTGA
- a CDS encoding NADH:flavin oxidoreductase/NADH oxidase yields MSALFSPFTLRDLTVPNRIVVSPMCQYSATDGQANAWHLIHLGGLALSGAGMLIIEATAVEALGRITPGDLGLWDDVTEAALVPMLAAIRQVSNTAVVMQIAHAGRKASSHVPWDGGQLIPADAPDGWVPHAPSAVPQKAGEAASLALDAFGLQRVRDAFVATAKRAARLGIDGLEIHGAHGYLLHQFLSPISNQRNDEYGGSLENRMRFPLEVFDAVRAAFPADKPVGLKVSATDWVEGGWDIGQTIAFAKELKTRGVDWIDVSSGGISPLQKITVGPGYQVPFAKAVKDAAGVTTMAVGLITEARQAEDLIASGQADFVALARAMLYDPRWGWHAAAELGATVEAPPPYWRAPPREHQAVFGKTAFGAR; encoded by the coding sequence GTGAGTGCCCTTTTTTCGCCTTTCACCTTGCGTGATCTCACGGTGCCCAATCGCATCGTCGTCTCTCCCATGTGCCAGTACTCCGCGACCGACGGGCAAGCCAATGCATGGCATCTCATTCATCTCGGCGGCCTCGCCTTGTCGGGGGCGGGCATGCTGATCATCGAAGCGACTGCCGTGGAGGCACTCGGCCGCATCACACCGGGTGACCTCGGCCTGTGGGACGACGTCACCGAAGCGGCACTGGTGCCCATGCTGGCCGCCATCCGACAGGTTTCGAACACGGCTGTCGTGATGCAAATCGCCCATGCTGGCCGCAAGGCATCGAGCCACGTGCCGTGGGATGGCGGGCAACTTATTCCAGCCGACGCGCCGGACGGTTGGGTGCCGCACGCGCCGTCGGCCGTGCCGCAGAAAGCAGGCGAAGCGGCATCACTGGCGCTGGATGCCTTCGGCTTGCAGCGCGTGCGCGATGCCTTCGTCGCTACGGCGAAGCGTGCAGCGCGGCTCGGCATCGACGGCCTGGAAATTCACGGCGCGCACGGCTATTTGCTGCACCAGTTCTTGTCGCCCATTAGCAACCAGCGCAACGACGAATACGGCGGGTCGCTCGAGAACCGGATGCGCTTTCCGCTCGAAGTGTTCGACGCGGTCCGTGCCGCTTTCCCCGCCGACAAGCCGGTCGGGCTGAAAGTTTCCGCGACCGATTGGGTCGAAGGCGGATGGGACATCGGGCAGACCATTGCGTTCGCCAAGGAGCTGAAGACGCGCGGCGTCGACTGGATCGACGTCTCCTCGGGCGGCATCTCGCCACTGCAGAAAATCACCGTTGGTCCCGGTTACCAGGTGCCTTTCGCCAAGGCGGTCAAAGACGCCGCGGGCGTGACGACCATGGCTGTCGGCCTGATCACCGAAGCGCGTCAAGCCGAGGACTTGATTGCCAGCGGGCAGGCCGACTTCGTCGCGCTCGCCAGAGCGATGCTGTACGACCCGCGCTGGGGTTGGCATGCCGCGGCAGAACTGGGTGCGACCGTCGAAGCGCCGCCGCCGTATTGGCGCGCGCCGCCGCGCGAGCATCAGGCCGTATTCGGCAAGACCGCGTTCGGCGCGCGTTGA
- a CDS encoding MFS transporter, producing MTPGTTSIASSSKFATVLRVTGGNFMEMFDFFLFGFYATQISKAFFPTGNEFASLMLTFMTFGAGFLMRPLGAIFLGAYVDRVGRRKGLIVTLALMAVGTLLIACVPGYATIGLAAPVLVLIGRLLQGFSAGVELGGVSVYLSEMATPGHKGFYVAWQSASQQVAIVVAAALGYWLNVTFTQVEVTDFYWRIPFFVGCLIVPVLFFLRRSLQETEEFMARKHRPDAREIFQSMVANWRLVVAGMMLVSMTTVSFYLITVYTPTFGKAVLHLSTTDALIVTLCVAISNFIWLPVMGAVSDRVGRKPLLIIFTVLAIFTAYPSLKWLVGSPSFIHMLEVELWLSFLYASYNGAMVVALTEVMPVNVRTAGFSLAYSLATAIFGGFTPAIATGLIEMTGDKGAPGLWMTAAAMCGLIATLVLYRRQAPRPYGVPA from the coding sequence ATGACCCCAGGGACGACTTCCATCGCCTCCTCCTCGAAATTCGCCACCGTCCTGCGCGTGACCGGCGGTAATTTCATGGAGATGTTCGACTTCTTTCTGTTCGGCTTCTACGCCACGCAGATCTCGAAGGCGTTCTTTCCGACCGGCAACGAGTTCGCATCCTTGATGCTGACTTTCATGACCTTCGGCGCGGGCTTTCTGATGCGCCCGCTCGGGGCCATTTTTCTCGGCGCCTACGTCGACCGGGTCGGACGGCGCAAGGGCCTGATCGTCACGCTGGCGCTGATGGCGGTCGGCACCCTGCTCATCGCCTGCGTGCCGGGCTACGCGACCATCGGCCTGGCGGCGCCCGTTTTGGTGCTGATCGGCCGCTTGCTGCAAGGCTTTTCGGCCGGCGTGGAGTTGGGCGGCGTGTCGGTGTATCTGTCTGAAATGGCGACGCCTGGCCACAAGGGCTTTTACGTGGCGTGGCAATCGGCCAGCCAGCAGGTGGCGATCGTCGTCGCGGCGGCGCTGGGCTACTGGCTCAACGTGACCTTCACTCAGGTCGAAGTCACCGACTTCTACTGGCGCATTCCGTTTTTCGTCGGTTGCCTGATCGTGCCGGTGCTGTTTTTCCTGCGCCGCTCGCTGCAGGAAACCGAAGAGTTCATGGCGCGCAAGCACCGGCCGGATGCGAGGGAAATTTTCCAGTCGATGGTCGCCAACTGGCGCCTGGTGGTCGCCGGAATGATGCTGGTGTCGATGACGACGGTGAGCTTCTATCTCATCACCGTGTACACGCCGACCTTTGGCAAGGCGGTGCTGCACCTGAGCACGACCGATGCGCTGATCGTCACGCTGTGCGTGGCGATTTCGAACTTCATCTGGTTGCCGGTGATGGGCGCAGTGTCGGACCGCGTGGGCCGCAAGCCGCTGCTGATCATCTTCACGGTGCTGGCGATCTTCACCGCGTACCCCTCGCTGAAATGGCTGGTCGGTTCGCCAAGCTTTATTCACATGCTCGAAGTCGAACTGTGGCTGTCGTTCCTGTACGCCAGCTACAACGGTGCGATGGTGGTGGCGCTCACCGAGGTGATGCCGGTCAACGTGCGCACCGCCGGCTTCTCGCTGGCATACAGCCTGGCGACGGCCATCTTTGGCGGCTTCACGCCGGCCATCGCGACCGGTCTGATCGAGATGACGGGCGACAAGGGCGCTCCCGGTTTGTGGATGACGGCGGCTGCGATGTGCGGGCTGATCGCCACGCTGGTGCTGTACCGGCGGCAAGCGCCGCGGCCTTACGGCGTGCCGGCCTGA
- a CDS encoding redoxin domain-containing protein, with amino-acid sequence MAAAVALGATFLVGTTAFAAPSVGQQAPDFIAVDTRGQQHKLSDFAGKFVVLEWTNPGCPFVRKHYGSGNMAATQKSATSKGVVWLSISSTERAASDYLKPAALDSWMKEHGAAPSAVLMDEDGAIGQAYGARTTPHISIVDPTGMLVYAGAIDSIASSRPDDVETATNYVNQALGEAFGGKPISAATTRAYGNSVRYKA; translated from the coding sequence ATGGCGGCGGCTGTGGCGCTTGGCGCCACCTTCTTGGTGGGCACCACCGCCTTCGCAGCGCCGTCCGTCGGCCAACAGGCGCCCGACTTCATCGCCGTCGACACCCGCGGCCAGCAGCACAAGCTGTCTGACTTCGCCGGCAAGTTCGTGGTGCTCGAATGGACCAACCCTGGCTGCCCTTTCGTTCGCAAGCACTACGGCAGCGGCAACATGGCCGCCACCCAAAAGTCCGCAACGTCCAAGGGCGTGGTCTGGCTGTCCATCAGCTCGACCGAACGCGCCGCCAGCGACTACCTGAAGCCGGCCGCGCTCGACAGCTGGATGAAAGAGCACGGTGCCGCGCCGAGCGCTGTGCTGATGGACGAAGACGGTGCCATCGGCCAGGCTTACGGTGCGCGCACCACGCCACATATCTCCATCGTCGATCCCACGGGGATGCTGGTCTACGCGGGCGCCATCGACAGCATCGCATCGTCTCGGCCCGATGACGTCGAGACCGCGACCAACTACGTGAACCAAGCGTTGGGCGAAGCCTTCGGCGGCAAGCCGATTTCGGCTGCAACGACGCGCGCCTACGGGAACTCGGTCCGGTACAAGGCCTAG
- a CDS encoding protein-disulfide reductase DsbD family protein → MNPSPSLLPARPTSGVRGLSRTLSSDASKAARISATAALVSVAALLSLSFPAHAQLSPKTSAVVTTSHVRAELIAYAPDGVAPGAPVWVGLQIAHQPEWHTYWKNAGDSGLPTELALTLPPGITAGDIAWPVPEKIAVGTLANYGYEGTVVLPVPLTVAPDFKPATSLTGSPDIDIRLKASWLVCRQECIPEQGDFSLKLPVQGSTALDKAGFDAALAAQPVSLARPGTIEVQGKTLKVRLDGLPAAVQGKTLGFFPETGDVIHTAAIPGKDWTQAWDGAAWTATIPLADQRSARPTVMPVVVTLAVSDRQPGQPIAWRAEAPVSGIWPTSAPRAEVSPALQSALAANAAAVPAAAPNSATAGSFIAALFGAFIGGLLLNLMPCVFPVLAIKVLGFARQAGDKRGHRSAGVAYTAGVMLSFLALGGAMLMFRAAGEQMGWGFQLQSPVVVAVLAGLFTMIGLNLVGVFQFGILVPHSLCAAQVKHPVANDFLSGILAVVIASPCTAPFMGASLGFAIALPAAQALMLFAALGFGLALPYLAAGFIPAVARLLPKPGAWMETLRHVMAFPMFATVAWLVWVLGQQSGIDGAGALLGLLVCLSALAWSFTLRGRTRMLVSGLLVVCSAAVVVAIGGNIVRTVEPAVAASGARWQPWSAARVAELNAEGRPVFVDFTAAWCVTCQYNKKATLNNAAVLADFEARNVALLRADWTRQDPTITAALTALGRSGVPVYVLHVAGKAPVVMTEILSAEEVRAALAAL, encoded by the coding sequence ATGAACCCCTCCCCATCGCTTCTCCCCGCTCGACCGACGTCCGGCGTGAGGGGACTGTCCCGGACGTTGTCCAGTGACGCGTCCAAAGCGGCACGCATCAGCGCTACGGCGGCTCTCGTTTCCGTCGCAGCGTTGCTGTCGCTCAGCTTTCCGGCCCACGCCCAGTTGTCGCCCAAGACCAGCGCGGTCGTCACCACCTCGCACGTGCGCGCCGAACTCATCGCCTATGCGCCCGATGGCGTGGCGCCTGGCGCCCCAGTATGGGTCGGCCTCCAGATCGCCCACCAGCCGGAATGGCACACCTACTGGAAGAACGCTGGCGATTCCGGCTTGCCAACCGAGTTGGCGCTGACGCTGCCACCCGGCATCACCGCGGGCGACATTGCCTGGCCGGTGCCCGAAAAGATCGCGGTCGGGACGCTGGCCAACTACGGCTATGAAGGCACGGTGGTGTTGCCGGTGCCGCTCACGGTCGCGCCCGACTTCAAGCCCGCCACCTCGCTGACTGGCAGCCCCGACATCGACATCCGGCTCAAGGCGTCGTGGCTGGTGTGCCGGCAGGAATGCATTCCCGAGCAGGGCGATTTTTCTCTCAAACTTCCGGTTCAGGGCTCGACCGCGCTCGACAAAGCCGGCTTCGACGCGGCGCTGGCAGCGCAGCCGGTCTCGCTCGCCCGGCCCGGCACGATCGAGGTGCAGGGCAAGACGCTCAAGGTGCGCCTCGACGGCCTGCCCGCCGCGGTGCAGGGCAAGACGCTCGGCTTCTTCCCCGAAACCGGCGACGTGATCCATACCGCGGCGATTCCGGGCAAGGACTGGACGCAGGCGTGGGACGGCGCGGCGTGGACCGCCACCATCCCGTTGGCCGACCAGCGCAGCGCCCGCCCGACCGTCATGCCGGTGGTGGTGACACTGGCAGTGTCGGACCGGCAGCCCGGCCAGCCCATCGCATGGCGTGCCGAAGCGCCTGTCTCCGGCATCTGGCCGACCTCCGCACCGCGCGCTGAAGTCTCGCCGGCCCTGCAATCCGCGCTGGCTGCCAACGCGGCTGCGGTACCGGCTGCGGCCCCGAACTCAGCCACTGCTGGCAGCTTCATCGCCGCCCTCTTCGGTGCCTTCATCGGCGGCCTGCTGCTCAACCTGATGCCGTGCGTGTTCCCCGTGCTGGCGATCAAGGTGCTGGGTTTCGCACGCCAGGCTGGCGACAAGCGCGGCCACCGCAGCGCCGGCGTCGCCTACACGGCCGGCGTGATGTTGTCGTTCCTGGCGCTGGGCGGTGCGATGCTGATGTTTCGTGCCGCCGGCGAACAAATGGGTTGGGGCTTTCAATTGCAGTCGCCGGTGGTCGTTGCGGTGCTGGCCGGCCTCTTCACGATGATCGGGCTCAACCTGGTCGGCGTGTTCCAGTTCGGCATCCTGGTGCCGCATTCGCTGTGCGCCGCGCAGGTCAAACACCCGGTCGCCAACGACTTCTTGTCGGGCATCCTGGCCGTCGTCATCGCCTCGCCCTGCACGGCGCCTTTCATGGGCGCCTCGCTCGGCTTCGCCATCGCGCTGCCGGCTGCGCAGGCGCTGATGCTGTTTGCCGCACTCGGCTTCGGGCTGGCCTTGCCGTACCTGGCAGCGGGCTTCATTCCAGCGGTCGCACGGCTGCTGCCAAAGCCGGGCGCCTGGATGGAAACACTGCGGCATGTCATGGCGTTTCCGATGTTCGCCACCGTCGCCTGGCTGGTCTGGGTGCTCGGCCAGCAAAGCGGCATCGACGGTGCTGGCGCGTTGCTCGGGCTGCTGGTGTGCCTCTCTGCCCTCGCCTGGTCGTTCACGCTGCGCGGCCGCACTCGCATGCTCGTCTCGGGCTTGCTGGTGGTGTGCAGCGCGGCGGTGGTGGTCGCCATCGGCGGCAACATCGTGCGCACGGTCGAACCGGCGGTCGCTGCGAGTGGCGCGCGCTGGCAACCGTGGTCGGCGGCGCGCGTGGCCGAACTCAATGCCGAAGGCCGGCCGGTGTTCGTCGACTTCACTGCGGCGTGGTGCGTCACCTGTCAGTACAACAAGAAGGCGACCTTGAACAACGCCGCGGTGCTGGCTGATTTCGAGGCGCGCAACGTGGCGCTGCTGCGCGCCGACTGGACCCGCCAGGACCCGACGATCACCGCCGCCCTGACGGCGCTGGGCCGCAGCGGCGTGCCGGTCTATGTGCTGCACGTTGCAGGGAAAGCGCCGGTCGTCATGACAGAAATCCTCAGCGCAGAAGAGGTCCGGGCAGCGCTCGCGGCGCTGTAA